Proteins found in one Acidobacteriota bacterium genomic segment:
- a CDS encoding peptidoglycan DD-metalloendopeptidase family protein: MAQQRPHGLASRLNERLESVVMVSAILGLSLAWLWLLPDDPSAAPIQPLNHQTPPATEHPPPPPQLSVIEGKVARNATFGQLMGAHGFSPETVYRLTRTSRPVYNLARLRAGNRFELERLADGRLNAFRYQVDSDKYLQLDRTGDGFRAQLIPIEYEKRELPVAGTIESSLFGTLSDLQEKDQLALDMAEIFSWDIDFNTEIQRGDHFRLMVEKLYLEDRMVRYGNILAAEFHNAGKLYTGYRFEDPEGEVGYFDDRGRSLKRDFLRSPVKFSRISSRFSYRRLHPILRKRRPHLGVDYAAPTGTRVVAAGNGRVRFRGWKGGYGNLIEIRHGNGFTTYYAHLSRFARGLRRGSKVIQGQVIGYVGSTGLSTGPHLDYRVRRNGVFVNPLTLKMKPSKPLKPEYRSAFRQVKLQWQQQLAAIAPPAEQTRQASSAHGFEADFIY, from the coding sequence ATGGCGCAGCAACGACCTCACGGTCTCGCTTCCAGGTTGAACGAACGGCTCGAGTCCGTTGTCATGGTCAGCGCAATCTTGGGACTGTCGCTGGCGTGGCTGTGGCTGCTGCCCGATGATCCCTCGGCAGCACCCATCCAGCCTTTAAACCACCAGACCCCTCCTGCCACCGAGCACCCGCCACCGCCACCTCAACTGAGTGTGATTGAGGGGAAAGTCGCGAGAAACGCCACCTTCGGCCAACTGATGGGTGCCCACGGTTTTTCCCCTGAGACCGTTTACCGGCTGACGCGCACGAGCCGGCCGGTCTACAACCTGGCCAGACTCAGGGCAGGGAATCGATTCGAGTTGGAACGGCTGGCTGACGGCAGGCTGAACGCATTCCGCTACCAGGTGGACTCCGACAAGTATCTGCAGTTGGATCGCACCGGCGACGGCTTTCGGGCTCAATTGATTCCCATCGAGTACGAAAAGCGCGAACTGCCGGTGGCAGGAACCATTGAGTCTTCCTTGTTCGGCACGCTTTCCGACCTGCAGGAAAAGGATCAGTTGGCTCTGGACATGGCCGAGATCTTTTCCTGGGACATTGACTTCAACACCGAGATCCAAAGAGGGGACCATTTTCGCCTGATGGTCGAAAAGCTCTATCTGGAAGATCGAATGGTCCGATATGGAAACATCCTGGCCGCGGAGTTTCATAACGCCGGGAAACTCTATACCGGATACCGCTTCGAAGATCCTGAGGGTGAGGTCGGTTATTTCGACGATCGCGGGCGATCGCTCAAGCGGGACTTTCTAAGATCTCCGGTGAAGTTTTCCCGCATCAGCTCGCGCTTTTCCTACAGGAGGCTTCATCCCATCCTGCGAAAGCGACGGCCGCACCTGGGAGTCGACTACGCGGCGCCTACAGGGACTCGGGTTGTGGCGGCCGGCAACGGCCGAGTACGGTTCCGCGGATGGAAGGGCGGTTACGGCAACCTGATTGAAATCAGGCACGGCAACGGGTTCACGACCTACTACGCCCACTTGTCCCGCTTTGCCCGAGGATTGCGGAGGGGTTCGAAAGTCATCCAGGGCCAGGTAATTGGCTACGTCGGGTCGACCGGACTCTCCACCGGTCCCCACCTCGACTACCGAGTGCGGCGAAACGGTGTCTTTGTAAATCCGCTCACTCTCAAGATGAAGCCGTCCAAACCGCTGAAGCCCGAATACCGGAGTGCGTTTCGGCAAGTCAAGCTGCAGTGGCAGCAACAGTTGGCCGCGATCGCTCCTCCCGCGGAACAGACCCGACAAGCCAGTTCGGCCCACGGCTTCGAGGCAGATTTCATCTACTAG
- a CDS encoding radical SAM protein, whose protein sequence is MNILLFSMPDSFEHMPTVAIRMPNGALTSLAGNVDSHHRVSVADLILVQSQVRQTVIRLVQECQPDVVGLSVMTFQRHTAQKIISLVRRLKPDAHIVVGGYDPSLDRVAYTRPVPGRPDFIVRGEGEKTFRELLQALENGKDYSAIAGLSYRQGDRFHHNPERPASSLTGEEVKLPRRDSRVLQGYTLLGRPVDVVETSRGCTYDCSFCSIIEMRGRNFHTYHIERVIEDIRDAYQRGARAVFLVDDNITLNVHRFEAFCQAIIDAELNDVDYILQGMTSALANHGERLAPLMRRAGFRYVFLGIENILEEDLKFLRASSKNQERQNGRSVGNASIRAIEYLHQNGIYVVGGLIVGNPDDTRESILTNLEFAKKYIDWPYIQHPTPYPGTPMTLDFRARNLIINEALEEYDGTTAVVKAEHLSAQEIEFLRWQAERWIKTRHFPTALWHSPGFVFRHGHKMLTHTFRGSSWKSALGLESSRQVYERYQAIRKSERNYLPLEVPSRDAADIPRDTSSRPVRKTA, encoded by the coding sequence GTGAACATTCTGCTTTTTTCGATGCCGGACTCGTTTGAGCACATGCCCACCGTGGCCATTCGCATGCCTAACGGAGCCCTGACGTCGCTTGCAGGCAACGTCGATTCACATCATCGCGTGTCTGTCGCCGATCTGATTCTGGTGCAATCTCAGGTTCGCCAAACCGTGATTCGCCTGGTTCAGGAGTGTCAGCCGGATGTGGTCGGGCTATCGGTGATGACCTTCCAGCGCCATACTGCCCAAAAGATCATCAGCCTGGTGCGCCGGCTCAAGCCCGATGCCCATATCGTGGTGGGCGGCTACGACCCCAGCCTGGATCGGGTTGCCTACACCCGTCCTGTGCCCGGGAGGCCTGATTTTATCGTTCGCGGGGAAGGAGAGAAGACCTTTCGGGAGCTGCTGCAAGCCCTGGAAAACGGCAAGGATTACTCTGCCATCGCCGGTTTGTCGTATCGGCAGGGAGACCGATTTCACCATAATCCGGAGCGCCCGGCAAGCTCACTGACGGGCGAGGAGGTCAAGCTTCCGCGCAGGGATTCCAGGGTTCTGCAGGGCTACACGTTGCTGGGGAGGCCGGTTGACGTTGTGGAGACCTCACGCGGTTGCACCTATGATTGCAGCTTTTGCTCAATCATCGAAATGCGGGGACGAAACTTCCACACCTACCATATCGAGCGGGTCATCGAGGATATTCGTGATGCCTACCAGCGGGGGGCCCGGGCCGTCTTCCTGGTGGACGACAACATCACGCTGAACGTGCACCGCTTTGAAGCCTTTTGCCAGGCAATCATCGACGCGGAGCTGAACGACGTCGACTACATTCTTCAAGGCATGACCTCGGCTCTGGCCAACCACGGGGAACGTCTGGCCCCGCTCATGCGCCGGGCCGGATTCCGCTATGTGTTCCTGGGAATTGAAAATATCCTGGAAGAAGATCTGAAATTCCTGCGGGCCAGCTCCAAGAACCAGGAGCGCCAGAATGGACGCTCTGTAGGCAATGCCTCCATTCGGGCGATCGAGTATCTCCATCAGAACGGGATCTACGTGGTCGGCGGACTTATCGTCGGGAATCCGGACGATACCCGGGAATCCATCCTGACCAACCTGGAGTTCGCCAAAAAGTATATCGACTGGCCCTATATTCAACACCCCACACCCTATCCGGGCACTCCCATGACCCTGGATTTCCGCGCCCGCAATCTGATCATCAACGAAGCGCTGGAGGAATATGACGGCACCACCGCCGTGGTGAAGGCGGAGCACCTTTCGGCTCAGGAAATCGAGTTTCTGCGATGGCAGGCCGAGCGCTGGATCAAGACACGGCATTTCCCTACGGCGCTGTGGCACAGTCCCGGATTCGTGTTTCGGCACGGGCACAAGATGCTGACCCATACCTTCAGGGGCAGCAGTTGGAAATCTGCGTTGGGGTTGGAATCGTCTCGTCAAGTCTATGAGCGCTACCAGGCCATCCGCAAATCCGAACGGAACTACCTGCCACTTGAGGTTCCTTCCCGGGATGCCGCGGACATTCCGCGAGACACCTCTTCCCGGCCGGTCCGAAAAACCGCATAG
- a CDS encoding pyrroloquinoline quinone-dependent dehydrogenase, producing MKRPSRYLRLIPWLRWGLPVLLLSLPAVTVKILPQEWPHYGGDLAARKYSALDQINRDNVAKLKVAWTYHTGDVSDGSKYPVRSAFECTPLEVDGVLYLTTPFGRAVALDSATGKELWAFDPNLDKHRPYNLFINRGPAYWRRGKQKRLYWGTLDGRLFGLNARTGRPVASFGSGGVLNLRAGMADRFPKRIYGVSSPPLIFENLVIVGSVVSDGLPEGPDGDVRAFDADTGRLVWRFNTVPGPGELGNDTWEGESWKGRGGTNVWAPMSCDAERGILYLPVSSPSPDRYGGGRKGKNWFGDCLVALDIRTGRRLWHYQITHHDLWDWDLPAQPNLVDVRRQGTIVPAVAQITKMGYVFLFDRVTGKPLFPIEERPVPPSPVPGEEAWPTQPVPLKPPAIARQGMTADEINRLDPETEAECRTILKNANLGKMYQPPGLEYTVLFPGTNGGPNWGGASYDPTLNLLFVNSMDVGQVVKMVEGRAGSRLPYMARGIRQGRFWDSRRLPCQVPPWGTLTAIDLNRGSLRWQVPLGLVEELAARGITETGSPNLGGSIVTAGGLVFIAATNDRRIRAFHSETGRQLWVTRLDFSGHATPMTFWSKRLKKQLVVIAAGGGNKYNDSYGDALVAFALP from the coding sequence ATGAAGCGTCCCTCGAGATATCTGCGCCTCATTCCGTGGCTGCGATGGGGCTTGCCGGTGTTGCTGCTCAGCCTGCCGGCAGTCACCGTGAAAATCCTTCCTCAGGAATGGCCCCACTACGGGGGGGATCTGGCCGCACGGAAATATTCGGCTCTGGACCAGATCAACCGGGACAACGTCGCGAAACTGAAGGTCGCGTGGACCTACCATACCGGTGATGTCAGCGATGGATCGAAGTATCCGGTGCGGTCTGCTTTCGAATGCACACCCCTGGAGGTGGACGGAGTCCTTTACCTGACCACCCCCTTTGGCCGCGCGGTCGCCCTGGACTCGGCGACCGGTAAGGAGCTCTGGGCCTTCGACCCCAATCTCGACAAGCATCGGCCCTACAACCTGTTCATCAATCGCGGCCCGGCCTATTGGCGCCGGGGCAAGCAGAAACGGCTCTATTGGGGAACACTGGACGGGCGGCTGTTCGGCTTGAATGCCCGCACCGGACGGCCGGTTGCGAGTTTCGGCAGCGGCGGTGTCCTGAACCTTAGAGCTGGCATGGCCGACCGCTTTCCCAAGCGTATCTACGGGGTGAGTTCACCTCCATTGATTTTTGAGAACCTGGTAATTGTGGGCTCGGTGGTGTCGGACGGCCTGCCCGAGGGACCCGATGGAGATGTCCGCGCCTTCGATGCCGATACGGGGCGACTGGTCTGGCGGTTCAACACGGTACCCGGTCCCGGAGAGTTGGGGAACGACACCTGGGAAGGAGAATCCTGGAAGGGCCGGGGAGGGACCAACGTCTGGGCTCCCATGAGTTGCGATGCCGAACGAGGCATCCTCTATCTCCCGGTGAGCTCTCCTTCCCCGGACCGATACGGAGGCGGGCGCAAGGGGAAGAACTGGTTCGGGGATTGCCTGGTCGCCCTGGACATTCGCACCGGGCGGCGTCTGTGGCACTACCAGATCACTCATCATGATCTTTGGGACTGGGACCTGCCGGCGCAACCCAATCTGGTTGACGTGCGCCGCCAGGGAACCATCGTGCCTGCGGTGGCCCAAATCACCAAGATGGGTTACGTCTTCCTGTTCGATCGGGTGACGGGAAAACCCCTGTTCCCGATTGAGGAGCGGCCCGTTCCCCCCAGTCCGGTTCCCGGAGAGGAAGCCTGGCCGACCCAGCCGGTGCCGCTCAAGCCTCCGGCCATTGCCCGTCAAGGAATGACAGCCGACGAGATCAATCGGCTGGACCCCGAAACGGAGGCCGAGTGCCGGACAATTCTAAAGAATGCAAACCTGGGCAAGATGTATCAACCGCCAGGCCTGGAGTACACGGTGCTGTTCCCGGGCACCAACGGCGGACCCAATTGGGGCGGGGCATCCTACGATCCCACCTTGAACTTGTTGTTCGTCAACTCCATGGACGTGGGCCAGGTGGTGAAGATGGTGGAAGGGCGGGCAGGGAGTCGACTGCCCTATATGGCCCGGGGAATTCGGCAGGGACGTTTCTGGGATTCCAGGCGGCTGCCCTGTCAGGTTCCCCCCTGGGGAACCCTGACGGCTATCGACCTGAACCGTGGAAGCCTGCGCTGGCAGGTGCCGCTCGGCCTGGTGGAAGAACTGGCAGCTCGCGGGATCACCGAAACAGGCTCACCCAACCTGGGCGGCTCCATCGTAACAGCCGGCGGCCTGGTGTTTATTGCGGCCACCAATGACCGCCGCATTCGAGCCTTCCACTCTGAAACGGGCCGCCAGCTTTGGGTGACCCGGCTGGATTTCAGCGGGCACGCAACCCCCATGACCTTCTGGTCGAAGCGTTTGAAGAAGCAACTGGTGGTCATCGCCGCCGGTGGCGGCAACAAGTACAACGACAGTTACGGCGATGCCCTGGTAGCCTTCGCCTTGCCTTGA
- a CDS encoding cytochrome c3 family protein: MPKIPEGLLHWGARTSIQTICLALLAAIPWISGAYQVSSQSRNDTQPLSQPLPFSHRSHSQLGLNCSTCHSMEGRGGSAGFPPVALCLSCHRGGKGEITPVGVSLEGYEQRGETIPWVRVYKIPDFVFFSHKEHLDSGATCTTCHGAVELRDRLKQEVPTSMEHCMDCHKSRGASLECHFCHELNQ, encoded by the coding sequence ATGCCCAAAATCCCGGAGGGTCTGCTACATTGGGGTGCCAGAACGTCGATTCAGACGATCTGCCTGGCCTTGCTGGCGGCGATCCCCTGGATCTCCGGTGCTTACCAAGTTTCGTCGCAGAGTCGGAACGATACGCAGCCGCTCTCGCAACCGCTCCCCTTCAGCCATCGCAGCCATAGTCAACTGGGGTTGAATTGCTCCACCTGCCATAGCATGGAGGGTAGAGGCGGCAGCGCAGGCTTTCCTCCCGTAGCTCTTTGCCTGTCCTGTCACCGTGGAGGCAAGGGAGAAATCACGCCTGTTGGAGTCTCGTTGGAGGGCTACGAGCAAAGGGGCGAAACCATTCCCTGGGTCCGGGTCTACAAGATCCCCGATTTCGTGTTCTTCAGCCACAAGGAGCACCTGGACTCAGGAGCCACCTGCACGACCTGCCACGGTGCGGTGGAGCTGCGGGACAGGCTCAAGCAAGAGGTCCCGACTTCAATGGAGCATTGCATGGATTGCCACAAGTCTCGGGGAGCCTCCCTGGAATGCCATTTCTGCCACGAGTTGAACCAGTGA
- a CDS encoding porin: MKTNWARLLMAGLLASGLSSGATLAQDSSQEELLERIKKLEERIAELEGTSKATSKEAEPAADAAPGEAAAPEAEASDTAPILDFFKATKVSGYVDAYYGYNSNDPDSGIVDLRGLDTRHNSFQFDLAKIVFDRPAGETNSLGYRIDLVYGPAADTYHSFEPVGGQQEIIKNIQQAYVSYIAPVGDGLTVDVGKFGTFVGAEVLDTIDNFQYQQSILFGFAQPYYHTGVRTSYSVSDTVDVGFYLVNGWNNSTDNNTGKSVGWSIAVSPNDNFSISQGYLGGPELDGINSPWRHLFDTVISASVNDQVEVLINYDYGYDAADLPHFERTAWQGIAGAVRFSTTDKKWAFSPRFEYFADKDAFATGISQDLKEITLTADYRARPNFSTKFEYRYDWSDQPFFVSGADDLVTSQSVFLIGFVYSFGFGDE; the protein is encoded by the coding sequence ATGAAAACGAATTGGGCCAGGTTGCTTATGGCTGGACTGCTGGCCTCGGGTTTGTCGAGTGGGGCGACCCTTGCGCAGGACAGCAGTCAGGAGGAGTTGCTGGAACGAATCAAGAAACTGGAGGAGCGGATCGCTGAACTGGAAGGGACGAGCAAAGCCACTTCCAAGGAAGCCGAACCGGCCGCCGACGCCGCACCCGGCGAGGCGGCTGCTCCTGAGGCGGAAGCCAGTGACACGGCGCCCATACTGGATTTTTTCAAGGCGACCAAAGTCAGTGGATATGTCGATGCCTATTACGGCTACAACTCAAACGATCCCGATAGCGGTATTGTCGACCTTCGTGGCCTGGATACCAGGCACAACAGCTTTCAGTTCGATCTGGCAAAAATAGTATTCGACCGGCCTGCCGGCGAGACCAACAGCCTGGGCTACCGCATCGACCTGGTCTACGGTCCGGCGGCCGACACCTACCACTCATTTGAACCCGTTGGCGGCCAGCAGGAAATCATCAAAAACATTCAACAGGCCTACGTGAGCTACATCGCCCCAGTCGGTGACGGCCTGACCGTCGATGTCGGAAAGTTCGGAACCTTTGTGGGTGCGGAAGTGCTCGACACCATCGACAACTTTCAATACCAGCAATCGATTCTCTTCGGCTTCGCCCAGCCCTATTACCACACCGGAGTCCGCACCAGCTATTCGGTTTCAGACACGGTGGACGTGGGCTTCTATCTTGTGAACGGTTGGAACAATTCCACCGACAACAATACCGGGAAGAGCGTCGGCTGGTCGATCGCCGTTTCGCCGAACGACAATTTCAGCATCAGTCAGGGGTATCTGGGAGGCCCGGAGCTGGACGGCATCAACAGTCCCTGGCGGCACCTCTTCGACACTGTGATCAGCGCCAGCGTCAACGACCAGGTGGAGGTGCTGATCAACTATGACTATGGATACGATGCCGCGGACCTGCCCCATTTCGAGCGAACGGCCTGGCAGGGCATTGCCGGCGCCGTGCGTTTCAGCACGACCGACAAGAAGTGGGCTTTTTCACCACGCTTTGAATACTTCGCGGACAAAGATGCCTTTGCTACCGGGATCTCCCAGGACCTGAAGGAAATCACCCTGACGGCCGACTATCGGGCGCGCCCGAACTTCAGCACCAAGTTCGAATACCGCTACGACTGGTCTGACCAGCCCTTCTTCGTCTCGGGAGCCGACGACCTGGTCACGAGCCAGAGCGTTTTCCTGATTGGGTTCGTGTACAGCTTTGGTTTCGGCGACGAGTGA
- a CDS encoding cache domain-containing protein, translated as MRRIDLRTAVIVLILANLPTWIVIFFTVDQAKTAIEEEVAANFRAISGNNAATMSYAVNNLVREVETLAVNAAVQAAIVAGNASYPRSPDAVRRKITAIEQAWLQPRGEATVQRILSNPASRYLRGFVAINPAFRRITVTDRFGGTVAANVKPIDFEQGDEPWWRQSFRDGVTGQVVIEDVRFDPLTQINVLHIVVPVANKSPEEVIGVIGVAVDISDLFLLVTGTPIGATGNMSLAREDGTIIGSEVVDFPPAQTGDPTSTESEDSGHLVAAQLMEVPYFDEILNALRQPGQPDFIEATALGGGRKMVAFRKLALSSKYPQLRWISIVEQDMSETHIAVDTMNRHLLLAALGILVVTIGLAIYLATHGKMEVTDIAETKEG; from the coding sequence ATGAGACGCATCGATTTGCGCACAGCCGTGATCGTGCTGATATTGGCCAACCTCCCGACCTGGATCGTTATTTTCTTCACAGTCGACCAGGCCAAGACCGCTATCGAAGAGGAAGTAGCGGCCAACTTCAGGGCTATTTCCGGAAACAACGCAGCCACCATGAGCTATGCCGTCAACAACCTGGTCAGAGAAGTGGAAACCTTGGCCGTGAACGCCGCGGTTCAAGCTGCTATTGTGGCCGGAAACGCCTCCTATCCGAGATCCCCCGACGCGGTGCGCCGAAAAATCACGGCCATCGAGCAAGCTTGGCTGCAACCTCGGGGGGAAGCCACGGTTCAACGGATTCTCTCCAACCCTGCCTCCCGATACTTGAGAGGCTTCGTGGCCATCAATCCGGCCTTTCGGCGCATCACCGTTACCGATCGATTCGGCGGGACGGTGGCGGCCAACGTCAAGCCCATCGACTTCGAGCAGGGGGACGAACCCTGGTGGCGCCAGAGCTTCAGGGATGGCGTCACCGGCCAGGTGGTCATTGAGGATGTCCGTTTCGACCCCCTGACCCAGATCAACGTGCTTCACATCGTCGTCCCCGTGGCGAACAAATCGCCGGAGGAAGTCATCGGGGTCATCGGGGTGGCCGTTGACATCAGCGACCTTTTTCTTCTGGTTACGGGAACTCCCATCGGAGCCACTGGAAACATGTCGTTGGCTCGGGAAGACGGCACCATCATCGGCAGCGAGGTGGTGGACTTCCCCCCTGCTCAGACTGGTGATCCCACCTCCACGGAGAGTGAGGATTCCGGCCACCTGGTGGCCGCTCAACTGATGGAGGTGCCCTATTTCGATGAAATTCTCAACGCACTGCGGCAGCCGGGTCAGCCGGACTTCATTGAAGCCACGGCCCTGGGCGGCGGCAGAAAGATGGTGGCGTTCAGGAAGTTGGCCCTGTCGTCGAAATACCCCCAACTCCGTTGGATCTCCATTGTCGAACAGGACATGAGCGAAACCCATATCGCCGTCGATACCATGAACCGCCATCTGCTGCTGGCAGCTCTGGGGATCCTGGTCGTAACCATTGGACTGGCCATCTACCTGGCCACCCATGGAAAGATGGAAGTCACCGACATTGCGGAAACGAAGGAAGGTTGA
- the nuoL gene encoding NADH-quinone oxidoreductase subunit L, which produces MNFLEMLALIPLFPAAGALVNGLLGRRCSKACIGTVACGTVGISFLLSLGAFYQLLGRPEGQRLVEQELFTWISAGAGELSSGAISQFLVQWGYQLDPLSAVMILVVTGVGFLIHIYSIGYMAHEEGYGRFFTYMNLFMFSMLTLVLANNFVLMFVGWEGVGLCSYLLIGFYFERKSAADAGKKAFIVNRIGDFGFMLGIFLIFTAFGTLDFTGVFGLVETQAQAGMLVSGDATITAICILLFVGAMGKSAQVPLYVWLPDAMEGPTPVSALIHAATMVTAGVYMVARCSALFVLSPDAMLLVAVVGAFTAIFAASIGLVQNDIKRVLAYSTVSQLGYMFLACGVGAFGAGVFHLMTHAFFKALLFLGAGSVIHALSGDQDMRRMGGLRTRIPVTFWTMMVGTVAIAGFPPLAGFFSKDEILWRAFSSSQGHVLLWAVGVLAAGMTSFYMFRMMFLTFFGKPRMSPEVDSHVHESPKVMTAPLAVLAVGAVVAGWVGIPHLIGQYVFHLPQYFEHFLAPVVAHPAAVEGGHASEGLEWGLMAFSVAIALIGLWLARRFYLTHPALPEQMMSRFKNIYTTLLNKYWVDELYDLLFVNRTKGLADRLARFDNRVVDGAVNGSAWLTRLTASVSGFLDYWIVDLAVRRSDLIYYLSFPLRRIQTGVIQTYAALTIGGILVIVGYFMLT; this is translated from the coding sequence ATGAATTTTCTGGAGATGCTCGCGCTGATTCCGTTGTTTCCCGCGGCCGGAGCGCTTGTTAACGGCCTTTTGGGTCGACGGTGCTCCAAAGCGTGCATCGGCACGGTAGCCTGCGGGACGGTGGGTATTTCTTTCCTGCTGTCCCTGGGCGCTTTTTACCAACTTCTGGGCAGACCGGAAGGGCAGCGCCTGGTGGAGCAGGAGCTGTTTACCTGGATTTCTGCCGGAGCTGGAGAACTGAGCTCAGGGGCCATCTCCCAGTTTCTGGTGCAGTGGGGCTATCAACTGGATCCGTTGTCGGCGGTGATGATCCTGGTCGTCACCGGCGTAGGGTTCCTGATCCACATCTATTCCATCGGATACATGGCCCACGAAGAAGGCTATGGCCGCTTCTTCACCTACATGAACCTCTTCATGTTTTCGATGTTGACGCTGGTTCTGGCCAATAACTTCGTGCTCATGTTCGTGGGTTGGGAGGGAGTCGGTCTCTGTTCCTACTTGCTGATCGGCTTCTACTTCGAGAGGAAGAGCGCCGCCGACGCCGGCAAGAAGGCCTTTATCGTCAATCGGATCGGGGACTTCGGCTTCATGCTGGGAATATTCCTGATCTTCACTGCCTTCGGAACACTGGACTTCACCGGCGTATTCGGACTGGTCGAAACCCAGGCTCAGGCGGGAATGCTCGTCAGCGGCGACGCCACCATCACCGCGATCTGCATCCTGCTGTTCGTGGGCGCCATGGGAAAGTCGGCCCAGGTCCCGCTCTACGTCTGGCTGCCGGACGCCATGGAGGGTCCCACTCCCGTCAGCGCCCTGATACACGCCGCAACCATGGTCACCGCCGGCGTCTACATGGTGGCCCGCTGCAGCGCGCTTTTCGTCTTATCTCCCGACGCCATGCTGCTTGTCGCCGTAGTTGGTGCATTTACGGCCATTTTTGCGGCCTCGATCGGGCTGGTTCAAAACGATATCAAGCGGGTTCTGGCCTACTCCACCGTGAGTCAACTGGGCTACATGTTTCTGGCCTGCGGTGTCGGGGCCTTCGGCGCAGGTGTGTTCCATCTGATGACCCATGCTTTTTTCAAGGCTCTGCTGTTTCTGGGCGCCGGAAGCGTGATTCACGCCCTGAGCGGGGACCAGGACATGCGCCGGATGGGCGGACTCAGGACGCGCATCCCGGTCACATTCTGGACCATGATGGTTGGAACGGTGGCCATTGCTGGCTTCCCGCCCCTGGCGGGCTTTTTCAGCAAGGACGAAATACTGTGGCGTGCCTTCTCCAGTTCACAGGGGCACGTGCTGTTGTGGGCAGTTGGAGTGTTGGCAGCGGGCATGACCTCCTTCTACATGTTCCGCATGATGTTCCTGACCTTTTTCGGGAAGCCCCGGATGTCCCCTGAGGTCGATTCCCACGTTCATGAGTCTCCCAAGGTCATGACAGCTCCGCTCGCGGTGCTGGCAGTCGGCGCGGTCGTCGCGGGCTGGGTCGGCATTCCCCACCTGATCGGTCAATATGTTTTCCACTTGCCTCAGTACTTCGAGCATTTTCTGGCTCCGGTCGTGGCTCATCCGGCCGCGGTGGAGGGAGGACACGCCTCCGAAGGCCTGGAGTGGGGACTCATGGCGTTCTCGGTAGCCATCGCACTGATTGGGTTGTGGCTTGCGCGACGCTTCTACCTGACCCACCCGGCGCTACCGGAACAGATGATGTCCCGCTTCAAGAACATCTACACGACCTTGCTCAACAAGTACTGGGTGGATGAACTCTACGACCTGCTCTTCGTCAATCGGACCAAGGGCCTGGCCGACCGTTTGGCGAGGTTCGACAACAGGGTGGTCGACGGAGCAGTGAACGGCTCGGCCTGGTTGACGCGGCTGACGGCTTCGGTTTCCGGTTTCT